The following coding sequences lie in one Candidatus Nitrospira allomarina genomic window:
- a CDS encoding globin, translated as MDQITPNFSDTDIHILECGLGWIKDAEDAFADKLFHRLLRDHPEVTTSLHSMGLQPFSRRIVQILDTIIREIRSCGKIQSPIREQWTDLLPTTVSHLEPSQLLRMSETYLDIFSELAEDAWSPAMESAWRKIIHGVSISLWGQQPESLSLAKISSPFPFITRRNNRMNQPFTFLLGTFMILAGGIASIGLWSRYRLAEVKLSKKPRLKKAWC; from the coding sequence ATGGACCAAATTACCCCCAATTTTTCAGATACGGACATTCATATTCTGGAATGTGGTCTAGGATGGATTAAGGACGCTGAAGATGCTTTTGCCGATAAACTTTTCCATCGGCTGTTGCGTGATCATCCTGAGGTCACAACCTCTCTCCATTCAATGGGACTACAACCGTTCAGCAGGCGAATCGTCCAGATCCTCGATACGATTATCAGGGAAATCCGCTCATGCGGAAAAATTCAATCACCCATCAGAGAACAATGGACAGACCTGCTTCCCACAACGGTGAGCCACCTGGAACCGAGTCAACTGCTCAGGATGTCGGAAACGTATTTGGACATTTTTTCTGAGTTGGCGGAGGATGCCTGGAGCCCTGCCATGGAATCTGCCTGGAGAAAAATCATTCACGGGGTGAGCATCAGCTTGTGGGGACAACAACCTGAATCCTTGTCCCTTGCAAAGATTTCATCGCCCTTTCCATTCATCACAAGGAGGAATAATCGCATGAACCAACCGTTTACATTTCTTTTGGGGACTTTCATGATTTTGGCAGGCGGAATCGCCTCTATCGGTCTGTGGAGTCGTTATCGGCTTGCAGAAGTCAAGCTATCAAAGAAGCCAAGGCTTAAAAAAGCATGGTGCTGA
- a CDS encoding NAD(P)/FAD-dependent oxidoreductase codes for MNVDVLIIGAGLAGLSCAKTIADYGIDFLLLEASEDAGGRIRTDHVDGFLLDRGFQVFSTAYPEARRLLEYQALELQHFFPGAAIRCLGKWHRMPDPFRHPIQSIQALFTPIGTLSDKIRVATFRYRAGTETLNDLFQRPETSTLQHLKNFGFSSSMIERFFRPFLGGVFLDPELQTSSRMAEFALRMFASGDISLPAWGMGAIPRQLVSRLPAERIRTQARVASIQKTSVTLESGEALSARAVVVATDGPAAMRLVPGLTSSAYRRVTCLYYGAPEPPYSGPHLLLNGEGVGPINNLCVLTQIAPTYSTTKKQLISVSVLNHSDPSKEDLAIGVRQQLGEWFGSQVEDWQPIRAYHITSAQPVQVPPFPNPLSRQTHVQDGVFVCGDFCATGTIDGALFSGRRAAEDIRKWLEA; via the coding sequence ATGAATGTTGATGTGCTCATTATCGGAGCCGGCCTTGCCGGACTTTCCTGCGCAAAAACCATAGCGGACTATGGAATCGATTTTTTACTTCTGGAGGCATCCGAAGACGCAGGGGGGCGGATTCGCACAGATCACGTCGATGGCTTCCTTCTAGACCGGGGCTTCCAGGTCTTTTCTACTGCTTACCCTGAGGCCAGACGCCTATTGGAGTATCAGGCCCTCGAGCTCCAACATTTTTTTCCTGGTGCGGCAATTCGGTGTCTTGGAAAATGGCATCGAATGCCGGATCCCTTCCGACATCCCATTCAGAGCATTCAAGCGCTCTTCACCCCTATCGGAACCCTTTCAGACAAAATCCGGGTGGCCACATTCCGCTATCGAGCAGGTACTGAAACCTTGAACGATCTGTTTCAAAGGCCCGAAACTTCAACACTCCAACATCTCAAAAATTTCGGATTTTCTTCCTCCATGATCGAACGATTTTTTCGACCATTTCTTGGTGGGGTTTTTTTGGATCCGGAATTACAGACTTCCAGTCGTATGGCAGAATTTGCCTTACGGATGTTTGCGTCCGGAGACATTTCACTTCCCGCCTGGGGCATGGGAGCCATTCCCCGACAATTAGTATCCCGTCTTCCGGCAGAACGGATTCGAACTCAAGCCAGGGTCGCATCCATTCAGAAAACATCAGTGACCTTGGAATCCGGGGAAGCCCTATCCGCTCGCGCTGTTGTCGTGGCCACCGACGGACCAGCCGCAATGAGACTTGTTCCCGGCCTTACATCGTCCGCCTATCGCCGCGTGACCTGTCTCTACTATGGGGCCCCTGAGCCGCCCTATTCGGGGCCACATCTTTTATTAAACGGAGAAGGGGTCGGTCCAATCAATAATCTCTGTGTCCTCACTCAGATTGCCCCGACCTATTCCACGACCAAAAAGCAATTAATCTCCGTTTCAGTCTTAAACCATTCGGATCCTTCCAAGGAAGACCTTGCCATCGGAGTTCGCCAACAATTGGGTGAATGGTTTGGTTCACAAGTCGAAGACTGGCAGCCAATTCGAGCCTATCACATCACATCCGCTCAACCCGTCCAGGTCCCACCATTTCCTAATCCATTATCCCGTCAGACACATGTTCAGGATGGAGTCTTCGTGTGTGGGGATTTTTGTGCCACCGGGACTATTGATGGCGCCCTCTTTTCCGGTCGGCGTGCCGCGGAGGATATTCGTAAATGGCTGGAGGCATGA
- a CDS encoding redoxin family protein: MNITDKKQSRWLILFMVCFPVLTAGLVILFWGSSVLGAPLSLEKGSLIPSVTVIGKDGKAVNLDTLKGHVTLISIVPQLNTPVCDEQTHRFSERNGGLDQMMTFVTLSTNTYEDQQTFATEANIHNMTFLSDAPDYHFGASSGLLLEQPGILHRAVVVLDYQGIIRYVEMVPMGQLPDFDQALRVSRSLLANVS, from the coding sequence ATGAACATCACAGATAAAAAACAATCACGTTGGCTCATTTTATTCATGGTGTGTTTTCCAGTTTTGACTGCCGGATTGGTTATTCTTTTCTGGGGATCCTCCGTCTTGGGAGCGCCTCTCTCATTAGAGAAAGGCAGCCTCATCCCCTCTGTGACCGTAATCGGAAAAGATGGAAAGGCCGTGAACCTTGATACCTTGAAGGGTCACGTCACCTTGATAAGCATTGTTCCCCAATTGAATACTCCGGTGTGTGATGAACAAACACACCGGTTTAGTGAACGCAATGGCGGCCTGGATCAAATGATGACCTTTGTCACATTGAGCACGAATACGTATGAGGACCAGCAGACGTTCGCCACCGAAGCAAATATTCACAATATGACCTTTTTATCTGATGCCCCTGATTATCATTTCGGGGCCAGTTCCGGTCTGCTCCTCGAACAACCCGGTATTCTTCATCGCGCCGTTGTGGTGCTGGATTATCAAGGCATTATTCGATATGTTGAAATGGTACCCATGGGACAGCTACCTGATTTTGACCAGGCCTTGCGGGTGTCCCGAAGCCTGCTCGCCAATGTTTCTTAA
- a CDS encoding ethylbenzene dehydrogenase-related protein has product MKYPMHPRRTISIMLLPGILIAAAAFAIIDIPLAVSQPVTIPITLIQGDIAMDAANPVWESVPGVVVPLSGQTITTPMHPNISVKTVMVKMATNGKDIGVWANWGDQTLNNTTIGPQDFRDQMAIQFPVQDSGAPPFQCMGQSGGTVNIWRWNAEWQKDLGAGVAGMWDVDQQYPAIAWDYYYEEPSGGVTYTNRTGRSSGPFNEGIWSGNIMSDPSLRISSVEDLNANGFSTLTTQASQNVLGNGLWEPYGALKGGCCNGPTWRVVMKRSLTTDDPSDVQFKSGSSFPVAFAVWDGSNVERNGMKGISTWFTAQMPN; this is encoded by the coding sequence ATGAAATATCCTATGCATCCACGCCGAACAATCTCAATCATGCTCCTCCCTGGAATTCTGATTGCAGCCGCTGCATTTGCCATAATCGACATCCCTCTAGCCGTAAGCCAACCGGTAACGATTCCCATTACTTTAATCCAGGGTGACATCGCGATGGATGCGGCAAACCCAGTTTGGGAGTCCGTCCCTGGAGTCGTCGTTCCACTGAGTGGTCAGACCATTACCACCCCGATGCATCCCAATATCTCCGTGAAGACGGTCATGGTGAAGATGGCGACCAATGGGAAAGACATTGGAGTCTGGGCCAACTGGGGTGACCAGACCCTCAACAATACCACCATTGGGCCTCAAGATTTCAGGGATCAAATGGCCATCCAGTTTCCGGTTCAGGATTCCGGAGCGCCCCCATTTCAGTGCATGGGTCAATCGGGGGGGACCGTGAATATTTGGCGATGGAACGCTGAATGGCAAAAAGACCTTGGCGCGGGAGTGGCCGGCATGTGGGACGTGGATCAACAATACCCCGCAATCGCCTGGGACTACTATTATGAGGAGCCGTCAGGAGGAGTCACGTATACGAATCGGACCGGACGAAGCTCCGGCCCGTTTAATGAGGGCATCTGGTCTGGAAATATCATGTCAGACCCTTCACTGCGGATCAGTTCAGTAGAAGATCTGAACGCCAACGGCTTTAGCACTCTCACCACCCAGGCCTCACAAAACGTGCTGGGCAACGGATTATGGGAACCGTATGGTGCCCTTAAGGGAGGGTGCTGCAATGGACCAACGTGGCGGGTCGTCATGAAACGATCCCTGACCACTGATGATCCCAGCGATGTCCAGTTTAAATCCGGTTCAAGCTTTCCGGTGGCCTTTGCCGTGTGGGACGGCTCGAATGTAGAGCGTAATGGGATGAAAGGGATTTCGACCTGGTTTACCGCTCAAATGCCGAATTAG
- a CDS encoding sirohydrochlorin chelatase produces the protein MSEVKKAILLVGHGGIPKGYPSDLITKLKRLEAQRRATGSPMSPEELELDIKVRTWPRTPETDPYQAGLESLGAAMKPLLNGSLFGLAYNEFCGPTLAEAVESLIHQGAQTITVVSTMFTPGGSHSESEIPEELEELRKKHPQITLIYAWPFNLEKVSKMLIEHIQQFS, from the coding sequence ATGTCAGAAGTCAAAAAAGCCATTCTTCTTGTCGGACACGGAGGCATTCCCAAAGGATACCCCTCTGATCTCATCACAAAACTGAAACGCCTTGAAGCCCAGCGAAGGGCAACCGGCAGCCCCATGTCGCCGGAAGAATTAGAATTGGACATCAAAGTTCGCACATGGCCCCGGACTCCTGAAACGGATCCTTACCAGGCTGGACTCGAATCCCTTGGGGCCGCCATGAAGCCACTCTTAAATGGTTCGTTGTTCGGCCTGGCCTATAACGAGTTCTGCGGACCAACACTCGCCGAAGCGGTTGAATCCCTCATACACCAGGGGGCCCAGACGATTACCGTGGTCTCGACCATGTTTACTCCGGGAGGATCGCATTCCGAAAGTGAAATCCCCGAAGAACTGGAAGAACTTCGCAAGAAACACCCACAGATTACTCTCATCTATGCCTGGCCGTTCAACCTGGAAAAGGTCTCAAAAATGCTGATAGAGCACATCCAACAATTTTCATAG
- a CDS encoding formylglycine-generating enzyme family protein — MVLLSLLVFLLSIGLAQPSWALHLEEQWDYAPMIKIPKGPFLRGSLPETGRLDEFPQREIYLDEFFIDKYEVTNHQYTEFLVATGHREPLNVYGEVSLSQEEGIDHLPVVQVNWNDAEDYCIWIGKRLPTEAEWEKAARGIDGRIYPWGNSTPTKTLANYDREWDDGNALQLIGTLPGGASPYGVQNMAGNVREWVQDWYAEDYYKDSPDRNPKGPGTGILKVVRGGSWHSLEADIRTAARGKGGFALKTHGVGFRCARDTESLETK, encoded by the coding sequence ATGGTCCTGCTGTCATTATTGGTATTCCTGTTGTCCATAGGGTTGGCACAACCCTCATGGGCACTTCATCTCGAAGAACAATGGGATTATGCACCGATGATCAAAATTCCTAAGGGTCCCTTTCTCCGCGGAAGCCTTCCGGAAACTGGTCGATTGGACGAATTCCCACAAAGGGAAATTTATTTGGATGAATTTTTCATAGACAAGTACGAGGTCACCAATCATCAATATACAGAGTTTTTGGTGGCAACCGGACATAGGGAACCGTTGAACGTGTATGGAGAGGTCTCTCTAAGCCAGGAAGAGGGGATCGATCATTTGCCGGTCGTTCAAGTGAACTGGAATGACGCTGAGGATTACTGCATATGGATAGGGAAACGTCTTCCAACCGAAGCTGAATGGGAAAAGGCCGCCCGCGGGATTGATGGGCGCATCTATCCATGGGGGAACTCCACTCCCACGAAAACTCTCGCCAACTATGATCGGGAATGGGATGACGGAAATGCGCTTCAATTGATCGGGACTCTTCCAGGCGGGGCATCACCATATGGCGTGCAAAACATGGCCGGGAACGTCAGGGAGTGGGTCCAGGATTGGTACGCCGAGGACTACTACAAAGATTCTCCAGATCGAAATCCCAAGGGTCCGGGTACAGGAATTCTGAAGGTCGTTCGGGGTGGCTCCTGGCATAGTTTGGAGGCCGATATCAGAACGGCAGCCAGGGGAAAGGGAGGGTTTGCCCTGAAGACTCATGGTGTGGGCTTTCGATGTGCACGGGATACCGAATCATTGGAGACTAAATAA
- a CDS encoding DUF4149 domain-containing protein — MTEHILIFFNLLASAVLVGKIVFLSFVTAPVLSRTLDADAFARVVRSLFPPYYGLGMLSAAVGWFTSLALGFFHGFGPVVLVPATLWLGILAIEQYCRTPLIAQINELSDQLKAKQLKGISTPLLQRQRDGLHRRSVQLNSLVLLMGLCILGFSGLSSTLP, encoded by the coding sequence ATGACTGAACACATTCTCATTTTTTTTAATTTGTTGGCCAGCGCCGTGTTGGTGGGGAAAATTGTCTTTCTTTCCTTCGTCACAGCACCCGTGCTTTCACGGACGCTGGATGCCGATGCTTTTGCACGAGTCGTGCGAAGTTTGTTTCCTCCCTACTACGGATTGGGAATGCTCAGTGCCGCCGTTGGATGGTTCACCAGCCTCGCCCTGGGTTTTTTCCATGGATTCGGACCCGTGGTGCTTGTCCCCGCTACGTTGTGGTTGGGAATACTGGCGATCGAGCAGTATTGCCGGACTCCTCTGATTGCCCAGATTAATGAACTCAGCGATCAGCTCAAAGCCAAACAACTCAAAGGGATTTCCACACCTCTCCTTCAACGACAAAGAGATGGCCTCCATCGGCGTTCCGTGCAATTAAATTCTCTTGTCCTTCTCATGGGTTTGTGTATTCTCGGTTTTTCCGGCCTGTCATCCACACTGCCATAA
- a CDS encoding pyridoxamine 5'-phosphate oxidase family protein, with amino-acid sequence MIEEPALGFEYDGENPSSKEPGESLSLRIRRLMDSQPFAVLCTQGEQHPYGSLVAFSMTEDLATAVFATPVTTRKFKLLSQSDRVALLIDNRCQHPDNMMNVEAVTATGQAKRVGEGMDFEFWSRLLTARHGYLSGFVRAPTVALFCIEIVRYFHVERFQEVRQWIPQKIPG; translated from the coding sequence GTGATCGAAGAACCTGCGCTCGGTTTTGAATATGATGGCGAAAACCCTTCGTCCAAAGAACCTGGAGAGTCTCTTTCTCTTCGAATTAGGCGGCTAATGGACTCTCAGCCCTTCGCGGTGTTGTGCACACAGGGGGAACAACATCCATATGGTTCTTTAGTGGCTTTTTCGATGACAGAAGATTTGGCTACCGCTGTCTTTGCCACCCCCGTCACCACAAGAAAATTCAAGCTACTAAGCCAAAGCGATCGGGTCGCACTCCTGATCGACAATCGGTGCCAGCATCCCGACAATATGATGAATGTGGAAGCCGTCACTGCAACAGGACAGGCCAAACGTGTTGGGGAAGGCATGGACTTCGAATTCTGGTCGCGTTTATTGACAGCGCGCCATGGGTATCTTTCCGGTTTCGTTCGCGCACCAACCGTGGCACTGTTTTGCATTGAAATCGTGAGGTATTTTCATGTCGAACGATTTCAGGAGGTCCGACAGTGGATTCCCCAAAAAATACCTGGATAG
- a CDS encoding TIGR01777 family oxidoreductase has protein sequence MKIVIAGGTGFIGREVCRVLHDAEYSVFILTRHAGDQTASAAPQSRFVQWDGVTQGPWVRECEGADVVINLCGAPIADSRWTDKRKQELIDSRVQPTQALLQAISSWKNKPHTFISASGVGFYGARGEEELNESSTPGKGFLSDLCQVWENTVMEAEALGLRVIPIRFGMVLGPDGGALAKMSLPFRLFLGGPVLPGTQYVSWIHRNDLARLILFVMTRSTLIGPVNGVAPELVTMRDFCTTLGQSMNRPSWFPVPEFILETALGELATMLTTGQRVHPQKALKSGFSYSYPTLQEALQSIFRKPSPQAT, from the coding sequence ATGAAAATTGTCATTGCCGGTGGAACAGGATTTATCGGACGAGAGGTTTGCCGGGTACTACATGATGCAGAGTATTCCGTTTTCATCCTTACCCGACATGCAGGGGACCAGACCGCGTCTGCCGCCCCACAAAGTCGTTTCGTCCAGTGGGACGGGGTGACTCAGGGACCATGGGTTCGGGAATGCGAGGGGGCAGATGTCGTCATTAATCTATGCGGTGCACCGATTGCGGATTCCCGCTGGACGGACAAGCGAAAACAAGAGCTTATTGACAGCCGGGTGCAACCGACACAAGCCCTGCTTCAAGCCATCTCGAGCTGGAAAAACAAACCACACACATTTATTTCCGCATCAGGAGTCGGTTTCTATGGAGCCAGAGGTGAAGAAGAGCTGAATGAATCTTCTACTCCTGGCAAAGGCTTTCTTTCTGATCTTTGTCAGGTTTGGGAAAATACGGTTATGGAAGCCGAAGCCTTGGGTCTTCGGGTGATTCCAATCCGATTCGGTATGGTGTTGGGACCGGATGGCGGAGCCCTAGCAAAAATGTCTTTGCCGTTTCGCTTGTTTCTGGGCGGTCCCGTTTTACCCGGAACGCAATATGTTTCGTGGATCCACCGGAATGATCTTGCCCGTCTCATTCTTTTTGTGATGACCCGCTCTACGCTGATCGGACCGGTCAATGGAGTCGCCCCCGAGCTAGTCACCATGCGCGACTTTTGTACGACATTGGGACAATCCATGAACCGTCCATCCTGGTTCCCGGTTCCGGAATTTATATTGGAAACCGCCTTGGGAGAGCTCGCCACGATGCTAACAACTGGCCAACGCGTTCACCCACAAAAAGCCCTGAAGAGTGGATTTTCTTATTCCTATCCCACCCTCCAGGAAGCGTTACAATCAATATTTCGCAAACCATCACCTCAAGCAACATAG
- a CDS encoding PDZ domain-containing protein: MPIRLPFNTNVNQCLKILGALVLSTIVCTPWALGEDVRSIDLAATTNPHASPPGPNTLPPSGIVGLALHITAGRIGEPARLIIRAVHPSGPAARAGLNHGEEILTVDGVPVAGKTYQEAVGLIRGEIGSSVRLGLTGPQGERTVSLVRISESVLMEQTPQAM; encoded by the coding sequence ATGCCGATACGCTTACCCTTTAATACCAATGTAAATCAGTGTCTCAAAATTTTAGGAGCCCTGGTCCTTTCGACGATAGTATGCACACCATGGGCTTTGGGTGAGGATGTCCGCTCGATTGATTTAGCGGCCACCACGAATCCTCATGCCAGTCCTCCAGGACCCAACACACTCCCTCCCTCGGGAATTGTGGGACTTGCATTGCATATCACAGCCGGTCGAATTGGAGAACCAGCTCGATTGATCATTCGCGCCGTGCATCCGTCCGGGCCCGCCGCACGTGCCGGGCTGAATCATGGGGAAGAAATTCTGACCGTCGACGGGGTCCCCGTAGCCGGCAAAACCTACCAGGAAGCGGTTGGGCTCATCCGCGGAGAAATAGGAAGCAGCGTAAGACTGGGACTCACAGGACCACAAGGTGAACGCACCGTGAGCCTGGTCCGAATCAGTGAATCGGTTTTAATGGAGCAAACTCCTCAAGCCATGTAA
- a CDS encoding VOC family protein, whose translation MAAKGQNTLTKKPNSSSRPPKLDSIHHVAIPVPNVAEAVEWYTSRFNCCVDYIDESWALLAFANTKLALVLPQEHPSHFALSRPDANKFGDLVTHRDGLNSVYITDAFGNSIEVLEEP comes from the coding sequence ATGGCTGCCAAAGGGCAAAACACCTTGACCAAAAAGCCAAATTCCTCGTCCAGACCTCCAAAACTGGATTCCATCCACCATGTGGCCATTCCCGTCCCGAACGTGGCCGAAGCGGTCGAATGGTATACCTCTCGCTTCAATTGTTGCGTGGATTATATCGATGAGTCCTGGGCGCTTCTGGCTTTTGCCAATACCAAGCTTGCCCTGGTCCTCCCTCAGGAACATCCTTCACATTTTGCGCTCAGTCGCCCAGATGCCAACAAATTTGGAGATCTCGTCACCCATCGGGACGGACTCAATTCGGTTTACATCACCGATGCCTTCGGCAATTCGATTGAGGTGTTAGAAGAGCCATAA
- a CDS encoding MerR family transcriptional regulator, which produces MSNNLKDSQTYRIKSVASTTGLSTHVIRKWEERYHLVHPQRGPNGYRLFTEDDIQFLLYLKSQLDHGESIGQLAQAGERELRQSMNQVPLNLSGIASLYWNDTQDMIRLARHQDVRAITTMIEKWINQLGLEKALDSIIFPVLRLIGDLWHQGGMSLRGEQSVSRLVRQHLINVLREEPPLGGPHALIACVPGDFHEIAPLTAAILLRGLGWHSIYLGPNVAFEMLELALRRKQTQLILLSCNLELEEKILRSWLQKITRLLQPSCAVMVGGPGFKPYVPLLRTHNITYFTQVQDVKTLQLRTGMGENATTFHPSSSISGQS; this is translated from the coding sequence ATGTCTAACAATCTAAAAGATTCCCAGACCTATCGGATTAAATCTGTGGCCAGTACCACTGGACTCAGCACCCACGTGATCCGGAAATGGGAAGAACGCTACCATTTGGTCCATCCGCAGCGAGGCCCTAACGGCTATCGACTCTTTACCGAAGATGACATTCAATTCCTCCTGTACTTGAAATCACAATTGGATCATGGTGAATCCATTGGGCAATTGGCGCAAGCCGGTGAGCGCGAACTCCGACAATCGATGAATCAAGTCCCTCTCAATCTCTCGGGAATAGCCTCTCTCTATTGGAATGACACCCAGGACATGATTCGGTTGGCCCGGCACCAGGACGTACGGGCCATTACCACCATGATTGAGAAATGGATCAATCAATTGGGGCTTGAAAAAGCCCTGGATAGCATTATTTTTCCGGTCTTGCGTCTGATTGGCGACCTGTGGCATCAAGGAGGGATGAGTCTGAGGGGGGAACAAAGCGTGAGCCGGTTGGTGCGTCAACACCTCATTAACGTTCTACGAGAAGAACCTCCTCTTGGAGGACCGCACGCCTTAATCGCCTGTGTGCCTGGAGACTTTCATGAAATTGCTCCACTGACTGCGGCGATTCTTCTGCGAGGGCTTGGATGGCACAGCATCTATCTCGGGCCCAATGTTGCATTTGAGATGCTGGAATTGGCCCTGCGCCGGAAACAAACACAGCTCATTCTCCTTTCCTGCAACCTAGAACTAGAAGAAAAAATACTACGGTCCTGGCTACAAAAGATCACTCGACTTCTTCAGCCTTCGTGTGCGGTAATGGTGGGGGGACCGGGGTTTAAACCGTATGTGCCTCTTCTTCGCACTCACAACATTACCTATTTCACCCAAGTCCAGGATGTCAAAACATTGCAACTACGAACTGGCATGGGTGAAAACGCCACGACTTTCCACCCATCATCATCCATTTCCGGGCAATCATAG
- a CDS encoding YbgA family protein: MTTRLIDIDLKPHNKTTQLDKNLAESLSEHKPRLGISQCLLGDTVRYDGGHKRDAFLTDVLAPFVEWLPVCPEVEAGLGTPREAMHLAGNPDAPQLLTIRSHIDHTMTLQTFSQRRVQELQESDLDGYIFKKSSPSCGVYRVKVYTEKGQPSKQGTGIFSAAFQQAFPLLPVEEEGRLSDAPIRENFIERIFCYRRWKTLYQQDRISRGAIVQFHTRHKYLLLTHSRSHYHDLGQLIAKAGQYTPDALASHYGPRFMDALKSKATVRKHVNVLQHLAGHFKKQLKPIERAELQETIQDYHRQLTPLAVPLTLIKHYVRILEVPYLVDQVYLNPHPKELMLRNHV; the protein is encoded by the coding sequence ATGACCACACGATTAATCGACATCGATCTCAAGCCTCACAACAAAACGACTCAACTTGACAAAAATTTGGCTGAGTCCCTTTCAGAGCATAAGCCGCGATTGGGCATCAGCCAATGTCTGCTCGGCGACACGGTTCGATACGATGGCGGACATAAACGGGATGCCTTCCTCACAGATGTGCTGGCCCCGTTTGTCGAATGGCTTCCGGTCTGTCCCGAAGTAGAAGCGGGACTAGGCACCCCGCGAGAGGCCATGCATTTGGCAGGGAATCCAGATGCCCCACAACTCCTGACCATCCGCTCCCACATTGATCACACCATGACACTCCAGACCTTTAGTCAGCGCCGGGTTCAGGAGTTACAGGAAAGTGATTTGGATGGATATATTTTTAAAAAAAGTTCCCCCAGTTGCGGAGTCTATCGGGTCAAGGTTTATACCGAGAAAGGGCAACCTTCAAAACAGGGTACCGGTATTTTTTCAGCCGCCTTTCAACAAGCGTTTCCCCTACTCCCTGTGGAGGAAGAAGGACGGTTGAGCGACGCACCAATTCGGGAAAACTTTATCGAGCGCATTTTCTGTTATCGGAGGTGGAAAACCCTCTATCAACAGGATCGGATCAGCCGTGGGGCCATTGTCCAATTCCATACCCGTCACAAATATTTATTGCTCACCCACAGCCGTTCGCATTATCACGACCTTGGACAACTCATCGCAAAGGCAGGCCAGTACACACCCGATGCCCTGGCCAGTCACTATGGCCCGCGTTTTATGGACGCGCTGAAAAGCAAGGCCACAGTACGAAAGCATGTGAATGTCCTCCAGCATCTGGCGGGCCACTTCAAAAAACAGCTGAAGCCGATTGAACGGGCCGAGTTGCAGGAAACCATTCAGGATTACCACCGGCAACTCACCCCCCTGGCCGTGCCGCTCACGCTCATTAAACATTATGTGCGCATCCTGGAGGTACCCTATTTAGTTGACCAGGTCTACCTCAACCCGCACCCCAAGGAACTCATGTTACGTAACCATGTCTAA